Proteins encoded within one genomic window of Corynebacterium aurimucosum:
- a CDS encoding RNA polymerase sigma factor: protein MKRHSERDDARVTDLALKAGRGDRAALTEFIKSTQDDVWRLLAHLGGPDIADDLTQETYLRVIGALPRFAARSSARTWLLSLARRVWVDNIRHDMARPRKSATEYEDAAALTTTPESSGTWSEWIDARALIDALPEDRREALILTQVLGYTYEEAAKIAGVRVGTIRSRVARARKDLIDQRG, encoded by the coding sequence GTGAAACGACACTCCGAACGCGACGATGCGCGCGTCACCGACCTCGCCCTCAAGGCGGGCCGCGGCGACCGCGCAGCCCTCACGGAGTTCATCAAGTCCACCCAAGATGATGTCTGGCGCCTGCTCGCCCACCTCGGCGGCCCAGACATCGCGGACGACCTCACCCAAGAAACCTACTTGCGCGTCATCGGCGCACTCCCCCGCTTTGCCGCCCGTTCTTCAGCACGCACGTGGCTGCTTTCGCTTGCCCGCCGCGTGTGGGTGGACAACATTCGCCACGACATGGCCCGCCCGCGCAAGTCCGCCACCGAGTACGAAGACGCCGCCGCCCTTACCACGACCCCGGAGAGCTCGGGCACGTGGAGCGAGTGGATCGACGCCCGCGCGCTTATCGACGCCCTCCCAGAAGACCGCCGCGAAGCCCTCATCTTGACCCAGGTTTTGGGCTACACCTACGAGGAGGCCGCGAAAATCGCCGGGGTTCGCGTGGGTACAATTCGCTCCCGCGTCGCCCGCGCCCGCAAGGACCTCATCGACCAACGCGGCTAA
- a CDS encoding catalase has protein sequence MTNASNESAADKVLDKGQRAPGGPNTTRPSGQPIATENTSITAGENGPVVLNDIHLIEKLAHFNRERVPERTPHAKGHGAFGELHVTEDVSAYTKAKLFQKGTVTPMMGRFSTVAGEQGSPDTWRDVHGFALRFYTEDGNYDIVGNNTPVFFIRDGIKFPDFIHSQKRLGTNGLRDADMQWDFWTRNPETTHQVTYLMGDRGTPKTTRHQNGYGSHTFQWVNESGDAFWVKYHFKTRQGVENFTDAEATEIAGKNADYHREDLYNAIEEGNFPVWDVKVQIMPVAEAEEYRFNPFDLTKTWSKKDYPLVDVGYFVLNRNPRNFFAQIEQVALDPSNIVPGIGLSPDKMLQARVFAYSDQQRYRIGPNYKQLPVNQPLNQVNTYEHEGPMQYLFNAPEDPVYSPNRHAKGGGYLDGDENLRFKEQETTTAPDLYVNPDPAGIDLVRAPYVHHAEDNDTVQATDLYENVYDDGAKERLADNITNAMAGVSPETEERIYAYWDAVSPQLGKRVRELFAEKK, from the coding sequence ATGACTAACGCTTCGAATGAGTCCGCGGCAGACAAGGTTCTAGACAAGGGGCAGCGCGCCCCGGGCGGCCCGAACACTACCCGCCCGTCCGGTCAGCCCATTGCAACGGAAAACACCAGCATCACTGCAGGCGAAAACGGCCCGGTCGTGCTCAATGACATCCACCTTATTGAGAAGCTCGCACACTTCAACCGCGAGCGCGTGCCGGAGCGCACCCCGCACGCCAAGGGCCACGGTGCCTTCGGCGAGCTGCACGTTACTGAGGACGTCTCCGCTTACACCAAGGCCAAGCTCTTCCAGAAGGGCACCGTGACCCCGATGATGGGCCGCTTCTCCACCGTCGCCGGCGAGCAAGGCTCCCCGGATACCTGGCGTGACGTCCACGGCTTCGCGCTGCGCTTCTACACTGAGGACGGCAACTACGACATCGTGGGTAATAACACCCCGGTCTTCTTCATTCGTGATGGCATCAAGTTCCCCGACTTCATCCACTCCCAGAAGCGCCTAGGCACCAACGGTCTGCGCGATGCTGACATGCAGTGGGATTTCTGGACCCGCAACCCGGAGACCACCCACCAGGTGACCTACCTCATGGGTGACCGCGGTACCCCGAAGACCACCCGCCACCAGAACGGCTACGGCTCCCACACCTTCCAGTGGGTCAACGAGTCCGGCGATGCCTTCTGGGTGAAGTACCACTTCAAGACTCGCCAGGGTGTGGAGAACTTCACCGACGCCGAAGCCACGGAGATCGCTGGTAAGAACGCGGACTACCACCGCGAGGACCTCTACAACGCCATCGAGGAAGGCAACTTCCCGGTCTGGGACGTCAAGGTTCAGATCATGCCGGTGGCGGAGGCTGAGGAGTACCGCTTCAACCCCTTCGACCTGACCAAGACCTGGTCCAAGAAGGATTACCCGCTGGTAGATGTCGGATACTTCGTGCTCAACCGCAACCCGCGCAACTTCTTCGCGCAGATTGAGCAGGTTGCCCTGGATCCGTCTAACATCGTCCCGGGCATTGGCCTGTCCCCGGATAAGATGCTGCAGGCACGCGTCTTTGCATACTCCGACCAGCAGCGCTACCGCATTGGACCGAACTACAAGCAGCTGCCGGTGAACCAGCCGCTCAACCAGGTCAACACCTACGAGCACGAGGGCCCGATGCAGTACCTGTTCAACGCCCCGGAGGATCCGGTCTACTCCCCGAACCGCCACGCCAAGGGCGGCGGCTACCTCGACGGTGATGAGAACCTGCGCTTCAAGGAGCAGGAGACCACCACCGCGCCGGACCTCTACGTAAACCCGGACCCGGCAGGTATCGACCTGGTTCGCGCGCCCTACGTCCATCACGCTGAAGACAATGACACCGTACAGGCCACCGACCTGTACGAGAACGTCTACGACGATGGCGCCAAGGAGCGTCTGGCAGACAACATCACCAATGCCATGGCAGGCGTGTCCCCGGAGACCGAGGAGCGCATCTACGCTTACTGGGATGCTGTCTCCCCGCAGCTGGGCAAGCGCGTGCGCGAGCTCTTCGCTGAAAAGAAGTAA
- a CDS encoding membrane protein encodes MTSRLASPADANRKIGARALILTLVLILPLIIGAAVAAVSEWQPAETWSQEQAGAPSDGTIDPAELYDVARALSEANAQAGFLANGAQQLADGTGDLQDGAGELGGGVDKLAGGSQELYDGLVQLQSGTAQLGNGATELADGVGGAVDQVIGLGVVRGQILQAIDGTLKDLEGNNSAEAKNIRSQLGDLRSQVENFQFDQSIQDQLTQLKDGSRELSNQLSVSGYAYHDGVYQATEGAQQLNAGIGELNAKVDEALKGVDKLVEGAEKVDGMAKQNQTKVQGAQRAMPTVAGPAEAGAEPAQLLSPIVAMLLAAIAVLGGGVIGALLTRVDRRILVLLGGAVLIGVVVGLLVALLATGVTAAAVAWAGLAAAGAGVASASMVFALVRWLGAGGWFLGSVLAVAQVGVVGWAWKAASTGTDLNAAMSALVHLFPMQWATSAITVAGNGGQSPQLWTALAILGVIAVAAFVLVGAPAGREGKEKA; translated from the coding sequence ATGACCTCACGCCTAGCCAGCCCTGCAGATGCCAACCGGAAAATTGGCGCCCGCGCTCTCATCCTCACCCTCGTGCTCATCCTGCCGCTCATCATCGGCGCGGCCGTCGCCGCCGTATCCGAATGGCAACCAGCCGAGACCTGGTCCCAGGAACAGGCGGGTGCGCCCAGCGATGGCACCATCGATCCGGCTGAGCTTTACGACGTCGCCCGAGCCCTCTCCGAAGCCAATGCCCAGGCCGGCTTCCTGGCTAATGGCGCGCAGCAGCTTGCCGATGGCACCGGCGATCTGCAGGATGGCGCCGGCGAGCTCGGCGGCGGAGTAGACAAGCTGGCTGGCGGCTCGCAAGAGCTTTATGACGGGCTTGTGCAGCTGCAGTCCGGCACCGCGCAGCTGGGCAACGGCGCTACTGAGCTGGCCGACGGCGTCGGCGGAGCCGTCGACCAAGTCATCGGTCTCGGGGTGGTTCGCGGACAGATCCTGCAGGCAATCGACGGCACCCTCAAGGACCTGGAAGGGAATAACTCGGCGGAGGCAAAGAACATCCGCTCGCAGCTGGGTGATCTGCGCAGCCAAGTGGAGAACTTCCAATTTGATCAGTCCATTCAGGACCAACTGACGCAGTTGAAGGATGGCTCGCGCGAGCTTTCCAACCAGTTGTCCGTGAGCGGCTATGCCTATCACGATGGTGTCTACCAAGCCACGGAGGGCGCACAACAGCTCAATGCTGGCATTGGTGAGCTCAATGCCAAGGTCGATGAGGCTCTTAAGGGCGTGGACAAGCTTGTGGAAGGAGCAGAAAAGGTCGACGGCATGGCCAAGCAGAATCAGACCAAGGTGCAGGGAGCGCAGCGTGCGATGCCGACCGTCGCCGGGCCCGCTGAGGCCGGTGCCGAGCCCGCTCAGCTGCTGAGCCCCATCGTCGCTATGCTCCTTGCGGCTATTGCGGTTCTGGGCGGGGGCGTTATTGGTGCTCTGCTCACGCGCGTCGACCGCCGTATCCTCGTGCTGCTCGGCGGAGCGGTGCTCATCGGTGTTGTCGTGGGCCTGCTCGTGGCTCTTTTGGCTACCGGCGTGACCGCGGCCGCGGTGGCCTGGGCGGGGCTTGCGGCGGCGGGGGCTGGGGTGGCGTCGGCAAGCATGGTGTTCGCGCTGGTGCGCTGGCTTGGTGCGGGCGGCTGGTTCCTGGGAAGTGTGCTTGCTGTCGCACAGGTCGGCGTCGTGGGATGGGCGTGGAAGGCGGCGTCGACCGGCACCGATCTCAACGCCGCGATGAGCGCGCTCGTACACCTCTTCCCCATGCAATGGGCAACCTCCGCCATTACCGTGGCGGGCAATGGTGGGCAGTCCCCGCAGCTGTGGACAGCCCTGGCTATTTTGGGGGTGATCGCGGTCGCGGCCTTCGTGCTCGTAGGCGCACCCGCCGGGCGGGAAGGCAAAGAAAAGGCCTAG
- a CDS encoding metallophosphoesterase, which translates to MKIYPVLGGLAAAGLGTAAWAHSELTKFELKEYTLPLLEPGTLREESEFRILHVSDLHMIPGQRAKIEWVSGLDALDPHLVINTGDNLSDERAVPEVLRALGPLLSRPGMFCFGTNDYWAPRIPNPFNYLVGKKNEPSYVNLPWKGMRAAFLEHGWHDANQARVEFKVGDVRLAAAGVDDPHHDLDDYSEIAGAPNEDADLSLALLHSPEPRVLEKFAADGYQLSLSGHTHGGQLCLPFKVAGSRSIVTNCGIDRVRAEGLHRFGEMYMHVSNGLGTSKFVPFRVFCRPSATLLHITEKAA; encoded by the coding sequence GTGAAGATTTACCCTGTCCTTGGCGGACTCGCCGCCGCTGGTCTGGGCACTGCCGCATGGGCGCATTCAGAGCTCACCAAGTTCGAGCTCAAGGAGTACACCCTGCCGCTACTGGAGCCCGGTACGCTGCGCGAGGAGTCCGAGTTTCGTATCCTGCACGTGTCCGACCTCCACATGATTCCGGGCCAACGCGCCAAAATCGAGTGGGTCTCGGGGCTTGATGCCCTTGACCCGCACTTGGTGATCAACACTGGTGACAATCTCTCCGACGAGCGCGCCGTCCCCGAGGTACTCCGCGCCCTGGGCCCGTTGCTGAGCCGCCCGGGCATGTTCTGTTTTGGTACCAACGACTACTGGGCGCCGCGCATCCCGAATCCCTTCAACTACCTGGTCGGAAAGAAGAACGAACCTTCCTACGTGAACCTGCCCTGGAAGGGCATGCGCGCGGCCTTCCTCGAGCACGGCTGGCACGACGCCAACCAGGCCCGCGTAGAGTTCAAGGTCGGCGACGTCCGCCTCGCTGCCGCCGGCGTGGATGACCCACACCACGACTTGGATGACTACTCAGAGATTGCCGGTGCGCCGAACGAGGACGCCGACCTTTCCCTGGCACTACTGCATTCCCCGGAACCCCGCGTCCTGGAGAAATTCGCCGCCGACGGCTACCAGCTGTCCCTGTCCGGGCACACGCACGGCGGCCAGCTCTGCCTGCCTTTCAAGGTAGCGGGCTCGCGCTCCATCGTGACCAATTGTGGCATCGACCGCGTTCGCGCGGAGGGCCTGCACCGTTTCGGAGAGATGTACATGCACGTCTCCAACGGACTGGGCACCTCGAAGTTCGTTCCCTTCCGCGTGTTCTGCCGCCCGTCGGCCACTCTCCTGCACATCACCGAGAAGGCCGCCTAG
- a CDS encoding GatB/YqeY domain-containing protein, producing MSELKETIRADLKTSMKAKDKARTSAIRSLLSAIQAEETTGSRHEITDEDILKVIAREIKKRRESAEVYAENGRPELAEEELADVPFFEAYQPEQLDDDSLNTLVAESIAEVEKDSGEPVTIKQMGNVMKVATAKAAGRADGKRLSTAVKAALN from the coding sequence ATGAGTGAGTTGAAAGAAACTATCCGTGCTGACCTCAAGACCTCGATGAAGGCCAAGGACAAGGCCCGTACGAGCGCCATCCGTTCTCTGCTGTCTGCCATCCAGGCGGAGGAAACGACTGGTTCTCGCCATGAGATTACCGATGAGGACATCCTCAAGGTCATCGCCCGCGAGATTAAAAAGCGCCGCGAATCCGCAGAGGTCTATGCAGAAAATGGCCGCCCGGAGCTGGCGGAGGAAGAGCTTGCTGACGTCCCATTCTTCGAGGCTTACCAACCAGAGCAGCTTGATGACGACTCCCTGAACACCCTCGTCGCTGAATCTATCGCCGAGGTTGAGAAGGATTCCGGCGAGCCGGTGACCATCAAGCAGATGGGCAACGTCATGAAGGTGGCCACCGCTAAGGCCGCTGGCCGCGCCGACGGCAAGCGCCTGTCTACCGCGGTGAAGGCCGCCCTTAACTAG
- a CDS encoding transglycosylase domain-containing protein, whose protein sequence is MTVIKSLGKLVLSTALVGILIALAIAPVAGVSGVAVARTNDTMQSDIQDLTNGEAPGVSTILDAKGNTLAYIYEQRRHPVQPDEISDAMKQAAVAIEDRRFYEHEGVDLQGNLRALWTNLSAGGVSQGASTLDQQYVKNYLLLVNATTDEERQAATEQSVARKLREMRMATDIDAKLSKDEILANYLNLVPFGNHAYGVEAAARTYFGTSAENLTVPQAAMLAGMVQSSEYLNPYTNEEGVIERRNMVLQAMADTGSLSQEDADSFAQEPLGVLDSPDTLANGCIGAGDRGFFCDYVLEYLDEKGIDREHLTRGGLTIKTTLDPDVQDQALNAVRSHTAPDAEGVAEVMNVIQPGTSTRKVLAMVSSRTYGLDLNNNETLLPQPNSLVGNGAGSVFKLFTAAAALEAGYGIKDKLAVPKRYEAEGLGYGGAANCPPNKYCVENAGSYAPTMTMQDTLAYSPNTPFIQLTEQLGVERLVDIAVKLGLRSYEEPGSYDGETSIANHIKESNLGSFTLGPTAVNALELSNVGATVASQGMWCEPNPIEEVTDSHGNEVYLKHTPCERAVGKEVAKALENNMTADTEKGTAADSARAAGFSGQAAAKTGTTESNQSSAFLGFNSAVAAAPYIYNDGTTTSPLCTGPVRQCASGNLFGGKEPAATFYTMAARVPAAQKGTVPDYDRAYDSGTVSPLIDGLKGKSESQARSALEKAGFVVKTTEVPAPSVGYGKVVRVITGPSGAKKGSEVTLQLSDGSASDSSSANSDQAAWDSTYGAPPAPSGDGAGTGGGQPSQSEPLFSQEDVDRFTNDVRSFFGL, encoded by the coding sequence GTGACTGTGATCAAATCCCTGGGAAAGCTCGTCCTGTCCACAGCACTGGTCGGCATCCTCATCGCGCTGGCCATCGCCCCCGTCGCCGGCGTCAGTGGCGTTGCCGTGGCCAGGACGAACGACACGATGCAATCGGACATCCAGGATCTCACCAACGGCGAGGCCCCTGGTGTGAGCACCATCTTGGATGCCAAGGGCAACACCCTTGCCTATATCTACGAGCAACGCCGCCATCCGGTGCAGCCGGATGAAATCTCGGATGCCATGAAGCAAGCGGCCGTGGCCATCGAGGACCGCCGTTTCTATGAGCATGAAGGCGTCGATCTGCAGGGCAATCTGCGCGCTTTGTGGACTAATTTATCCGCAGGCGGCGTCTCCCAGGGTGCATCGACGCTGGACCAGCAGTATGTAAAGAACTATCTCCTCTTGGTCAATGCAACGACCGACGAGGAACGCCAGGCCGCGACGGAACAGTCCGTAGCCCGCAAGCTACGCGAGATGCGCATGGCCACGGATATCGACGCCAAGCTGTCCAAGGATGAGATTCTGGCTAATTACCTCAACCTCGTGCCCTTTGGCAACCACGCCTATGGCGTTGAGGCTGCGGCCCGCACCTACTTTGGTACCAGTGCCGAGAACCTCACGGTACCGCAGGCAGCGATGCTCGCTGGCATGGTGCAGTCCTCGGAGTATCTCAACCCTTACACCAATGAGGAAGGCGTCATCGAACGCCGCAACATGGTGCTCCAGGCCATGGCCGACACCGGCTCCCTCTCCCAGGAGGACGCCGATTCCTTTGCCCAGGAACCCCTGGGTGTATTGGATAGCCCCGATACCCTGGCCAATGGCTGCATCGGCGCGGGCGATCGCGGTTTCTTCTGCGACTACGTGTTGGAATACCTCGACGAAAAAGGCATCGACCGCGAGCACCTGACACGCGGTGGCCTGACCATCAAGACCACGCTTGACCCCGATGTCCAGGACCAGGCGCTCAACGCGGTGCGCAGCCATACCGCCCCGGATGCGGAAGGCGTGGCGGAGGTCATGAACGTCATCCAGCCCGGCACCAGTACCCGCAAGGTGCTGGCCATGGTCTCGTCACGCACCTACGGGCTCGACCTCAACAACAACGAAACCCTCCTCCCCCAGCCGAATTCGCTAGTGGGCAACGGTGCCGGTTCGGTGTTCAAGCTCTTTACTGCCGCGGCCGCCTTGGAGGCAGGCTACGGCATTAAGGACAAGCTGGCTGTACCTAAGCGCTACGAGGCGGAAGGGCTAGGATACGGCGGCGCTGCTAACTGCCCGCCCAACAAGTACTGCGTGGAAAACGCCGGCAGCTATGCCCCCACGATGACTATGCAGGACACGCTGGCCTACTCCCCCAATACCCCTTTCATCCAGCTCACCGAGCAACTGGGCGTCGAGCGCTTGGTCGACATCGCCGTCAAGCTCGGCCTGCGTTCTTATGAGGAACCCGGCAGCTACGACGGCGAGACTTCCATCGCCAACCACATCAAGGAATCCAACCTGGGTTCCTTCACACTCGGCCCCACAGCAGTGAACGCGCTGGAGCTGTCCAATGTGGGTGCGACGGTGGCCTCGCAAGGCATGTGGTGCGAGCCGAACCCCATCGAGGAAGTCACGGACTCCCACGGCAACGAGGTCTACCTCAAGCACACGCCGTGCGAGCGCGCAGTGGGCAAGGAAGTAGCCAAGGCCCTGGAAAACAACATGACGGCCGATACCGAAAAGGGCACCGCTGCCGACTCGGCACGCGCTGCCGGCTTCAGCGGTCAGGCCGCCGCCAAGACCGGTACCACGGAGTCCAACCAGTCCTCGGCTTTCTTGGGCTTCAACTCGGCCGTCGCTGCCGCACCGTATATCTACAATGACGGGACCACCACGAGTCCACTGTGCACCGGCCCCGTGCGCCAGTGCGCTAGCGGCAACCTCTTTGGCGGCAAAGAGCCGGCGGCAACCTTCTACACGATGGCTGCGCGCGTTCCCGCGGCCCAGAAGGGCACGGTGCCGGACTATGACCGCGCCTATGACTCCGGTACGGTATCGCCGCTTATCGACGGCCTGAAGGGCAAGTCCGAAAGCCAAGCCCGGTCCGCTCTGGAGAAGGCCGGCTTCGTAGTGAAAACCACCGAGGTTCCCGCACCCAGTGTGGGCTACGGCAAGGTGGTTCGCGTCATCACCGGCCCATCCGGCGCGAAGAAGGGCTCGGAGGTCACGCTCCAGCTTTCCGACGGCTCCGCAAGCGACTCCTCTTCCGCAAACTCGGACCAAGCAGCTTGGGACTCCACCTACGGCGCACCCCCTGCCCCAAGCGGTGACGGCGCCGGCACTGGTGGCGGCCAGCCCTCGCAGTCTGAGCCGTTATTCAGCCAAGAAGATGTCGACCGCTTCACGAATGACGTGCGGAGCTTCTTCGGGCTCTAG
- a CDS encoding WhiB family transcriptional regulator, translating to MLKNASLTSERGEWVTQAKCRNGDPDALFVRGAEQRKAAVICRHCPVLNECRADALDNRVEFGVWGGLTERQRRALLRKNPHITSWAHYLAEGGELIGI from the coding sequence ATGCTAAAGAATGCCTCGCTAACTTCTGAGCGTGGTGAGTGGGTTACCCAAGCTAAGTGCCGCAACGGTGACCCCGATGCACTGTTCGTGCGAGGTGCTGAGCAGCGAAAAGCTGCGGTGATTTGCCGCCACTGCCCGGTGCTCAATGAGTGCCGCGCGGATGCTCTGGATAACCGCGTGGAGTTTGGCGTGTGGGGCGGCCTTACGGAGCGCCAGCGCCGCGCGCTTCTGCGCAAGAACCCGCACATCACTAGCTGGGCTCACTACCTTGCTGAGGGTGGCGAACTCATCGGTATTTAG
- a CDS encoding DUF4177 domain-containing protein, with translation MTKWEYATAPVLTHATKQILDSWGEDGWELVTITPGMNPENVVAYFKRPLEES, from the coding sequence ATGACTAAATGGGAATATGCCACCGCGCCGGTTCTTACGCACGCGACGAAACAAATCCTCGATTCCTGGGGTGAGGACGGCTGGGAGCTCGTCACCATCACCCCGGGCATGAACCCGGAGAACGTTGTCGCCTATTTCAAGCGCCCTTTGGAGGAATCCTAA
- a CDS encoding RidA family protein — MGALARLEELGVELPSVAVPLASYIPATQVGNQVWTSGQLPVVGGELPAAGKVGAEVSLDKAQELARTAALNALAAIDGLVGLDRITRVIKVVGFVASDPSFTDQAAVINGASDFLGEVFGDAGIHARSAVGVAVLPKDSPVEIEIIVEIAE, encoded by the coding sequence ATGGGTGCGCTTGCCCGCCTTGAAGAGCTCGGCGTCGAGCTGCCTTCCGTCGCTGTTCCTCTCGCGTCCTACATCCCGGCTACCCAAGTGGGTAACCAGGTCTGGACATCTGGCCAGCTGCCCGTTGTGGGCGGAGAATTGCCTGCCGCCGGCAAGGTCGGCGCAGAGGTAAGCCTCGACAAGGCGCAGGAATTGGCGCGCACGGCGGCGCTGAACGCATTGGCTGCAATCGATGGCCTCGTGGGGCTTGACCGCATTACCCGCGTGATAAAGGTAGTCGGTTTCGTAGCTTCGGATCCCTCTTTCACGGATCAGGCCGCAGTTATCAACGGTGCCTCGGATTTCCTCGGTGAGGTCTTCGGGGACGCTGGAATCCACGCGCGTTCTGCGGTGGGGGTAGCGGTCTTGCCGAAGGATTCCCCCGTTGAGATTGAAATCATCGTAGAAATCGCTGAGTAA
- a CDS encoding MBL fold metallo-hydrolase produces MEHPAYSQLRPVSQSVGVVLCDNPSYTALEGTNTWIIRAGEDSRAIVVDPGPEDEGHLNVVTAKAGEVALILLTHRHDDHASGAQRLRQLTGAPIRSFDPNYCNGGDALVDGEVITVDGITPQLEVVHTPGHTADSTCFFVWSAEAKNSMLEGILTGDTIAGRHTVLLSETDGDLGAYLKTLDLLEERGKDVALFPGHGPDLEDTSAVARKYIDRRHHRLDQIKEVRGRLGEDVDVKTLVDEMYDDVDPVLRHAAEQSTRTALKYLAAQK; encoded by the coding sequence ATGGAGCATCCTGCATATAGCCAACTGCGTCCCGTGAGCCAGTCCGTCGGTGTCGTGCTGTGTGATAACCCCAGCTACACCGCCTTGGAGGGCACCAATACGTGGATCATCCGCGCCGGAGAAGATTCCCGCGCCATTGTGGTCGATCCGGGCCCGGAGGATGAAGGTCACCTCAACGTTGTGACCGCGAAAGCGGGCGAGGTGGCGTTGATTCTTCTTACCCACCGCCACGATGATCACGCATCGGGCGCCCAGCGTCTGCGCCAGCTCACCGGCGCCCCCATCCGCTCTTTCGATCCGAATTACTGCAACGGAGGGGACGCGCTTGTCGACGGTGAAGTGATCACCGTCGACGGCATCACCCCTCAGCTTGAGGTGGTCCATACCCCGGGCCATACCGCAGATTCGACCTGCTTCTTCGTGTGGTCGGCGGAAGCAAAGAACTCCATGCTGGAGGGCATTCTGACCGGCGATACCATCGCAGGCCGCCACACCGTGCTGCTGTCTGAGACCGATGGTGATTTGGGCGCCTACCTGAAGACATTGGATCTTCTCGAAGAGCGTGGCAAGGATGTAGCGCTTTTCCCAGGGCACGGCCCGGACCTGGAGGACACCTCCGCGGTTGCCCGCAAGTACATTGACCGCCGCCACCACCGCCTGGACCAGATTAAGGAGGTCCGCGGGCGCCTTGGTGAGGATGTCGACGTCAAGACGCTCGTCGATGAGATGTATGACGACGTCGACCCGGTCCTTCGCCACGCCGCCGAGCAATCCACGCGCACTGCGCTGAAGTACCTCGCGGCTCAGAAGTAA
- the glxR gene encoding CRP-like cAMP-activated global transcriptional regulator GlxR has translation MEGVQDILSRAGIFQGVDPVAVQNLIEQMETVRFPRGTTIFEEGEPGDRLYIITSGKIKLARHAPDGRENLLTVMGPSDMFGELSIFDPGPRTSSAVCVTEVTAATMNSEMLKQWVADHPAIAQQLLRVLARRLRRTNANLADLIFTDVPGRVAKTLLQLANRFGVQEGGALRVNHDLTQEEIAQLVGASRETVNKALATFAHRGWIRLEGKSVLIVDTEHLARRAR, from the coding sequence GTGGAAGGCGTACAGGATATCCTCTCCCGCGCTGGTATTTTCCAGGGCGTCGATCCGGTAGCAGTACAGAACCTTATTGAGCAGATGGAAACCGTCCGTTTCCCGCGCGGCACCACCATTTTTGAGGAAGGTGAGCCGGGAGACCGCCTCTACATCATTACCTCGGGCAAGATTAAGCTCGCCCGCCACGCCCCGGACGGCCGCGAGAACCTGCTGACCGTGATGGGCCCGTCCGACATGTTCGGCGAGCTCTCCATCTTCGATCCGGGCCCGCGCACCTCTTCTGCCGTGTGCGTCACCGAGGTTACCGCCGCCACGATGAACTCTGAGATGCTCAAGCAGTGGGTAGCCGATCACCCGGCGATTGCCCAGCAGCTGCTGCGCGTGCTGGCCCGCCGCCTGCGCCGCACCAACGCCAACCTGGCGGACCTCATCTTCACCGACGTTCCAGGCCGCGTGGCTAAGACCCTGCTGCAGCTGGCGAACCGCTTCGGTGTACAGGAGGGTGGCGCGCTCCGCGTGAACCACGACCTCACCCAGGAAGAGATCGCCCAGCTCGTCGGAGCTTCCCGCGAGACCGTGAACAAGGCGCTGGCCACCTTCGCTCACCGCGGGTGGATCCGCTTGGAGGGCAAGTCGGTGCTCATCGTTGACACCGAGCACTTGGCCCGCCGCGCGCGCTAG
- the nth gene encoding endonuclease III, giving the protein MSPDLSTPHDDDTEAARIVHIRTALAEEYPDADCELDFTSPLELLVATVLSAQCTDARVNQVTPELFAAYPSAPDYAAADRSDLERILRPLGFQRAKAGHLLGIGEKLVADFDGQVPQGIDELTSLPGVGRKTALVVRGNVFGLPGITVDTHVTRLSQRLGLTGAKTPRAIERDVAKRVPEEEQTVFSHRLILHGRRVCTARKPKCAACVLAPWCPSRG; this is encoded by the coding sequence ATGTCCCCTGACCTTTCCACACCGCATGACGACGATACCGAGGCAGCGCGCATTGTCCATATTCGTACAGCCCTCGCGGAGGAATATCCCGACGCCGACTGTGAGTTGGATTTCACCTCCCCGTTGGAGCTGCTCGTAGCGACGGTTCTCTCCGCGCAGTGCACGGATGCCCGTGTCAATCAGGTGACCCCGGAGCTTTTCGCTGCCTATCCCTCCGCACCGGATTACGCAGCCGCGGACCGCTCCGATCTCGAGCGCATTCTCCGCCCACTCGGCTTTCAGCGCGCGAAGGCCGGCCACTTGCTGGGCATCGGGGAGAAGCTTGTTGCGGATTTCGACGGGCAGGTGCCCCAAGGGATCGACGAGCTCACCTCCCTGCCAGGAGTTGGCCGCAAAACCGCACTGGTGGTGCGCGGAAATGTCTTTGGGCTACCGGGGATCACGGTGGACACCCACGTCACGCGCTTAAGCCAGCGGCTCGGTCTGACTGGGGCAAAGACGCCGCGGGCGATTGAGAGGGACGTCGCCAAGCGCGTGCCCGAAGAGGAACAAACAGTGTTTTCACACCGTCTCATCCTCCACGGGCGGCGCGTGTGCACCGCCCGGAAGCCGAAGTGCGCGGCCTGCGTCCTTGCGCCATGGTGCCCGTCGCGGGGTTAA